CGGGATTTTATCGTGGTAATGTTTTGTTAGGTGTTGTTTCATATAATGCAACATACATGATTCCCACTACAATTATATCTTTTGCTCTGATTTTAGCACTCATGCCTAAATTAGAACCTTTATTAATGCTTAGAACTGGAATTAAGAATAGAAATTAGACATTTATTGTGTATAATGTTAAAGGATGGGAAGTGTTGTTATGTTACCAAAAGTTGGAGAAGTAATATATATACAAAGTTATAAACATGATGGATCGCTTCATCGGACTTGGTCTAGTGGGACAGTCCTCGATGTTGATGATGAGAAAATCGTTTTAATAACATATAAAACTTGGGTCGTTGAATCAGATGGTAGACGATGGTTCACACGTGAACCGGCAATTTGTTTTTACTACTTAAATCGTTGGTACAATGTTATCTCGATGATACGTAATAAGGGAGTCTATTATTATTGTAATCTCGCTTCGCCGAGTGTATTCGATGAAGAAGGTCTTAAAAACATAGATTATGATCTTGATGTTAAAGTGTTTCCAGATGGGAAGTATATTGTTCTTGATGAAGATGAATTTGATGATCATCAAATTTCGATGAATTATTCGAAAGAAATTATCGATATAGTCGTCGAAGAGAAAGATCGATTAGTAGAACAAGTTAAGAGTAAAAGTTATCCATTTATCGAAGAAGAAATTTACAGATATTTCGATAAATATTTAACGGTAAAAGAATTTAAATAAAAAGCCCGAAAACATTTGACAAAACTCTATATGTGGGATATTATATACAAGCGCTAAGGGAAACCGAGTGCAGAAAATGGTCTTTGAAAACTAAACAGGAAACGTCAATTTCAAAAAGAAATACGGATAAATTAATAAACAAAACTCGTCAGAGTTAAAAAGAGAAAGAATCAAATGGAGAGTTTGATCCTGGCTCAGGATGAACGCTGGCGGCGTGCCTAATACATGCAAGTCGAACGAAGTGAAGAGGAGCTTGCTCCTTGGAACTTAGTGGCGAACGGGTGAGTAATACATAAGCAACCTGCCTCGATGCCTGGGATAACAGAGGGAAACTTCTGCTAATACCGGATACGTTAATCTAAGACATCTTAGATTAATTAAAGATGGGATACATCACAACGAGATGGGCTTATGGCGCATTAGTTAGTTGGTAAGGTAACGGCTTACCAAGACGATGATGCGTAGCCGACCTGAGAGGGTGACCGGCCACACTGGGACTGAGACACGGCCCAGACTCCTACGGGAGGCAGCAGTAGGGAATTTTCGGCAATGGGGGAAACCCTGACCGAGCAACGCCGCGTGAGTGAAGACGGCCTTCGGGTTGTAAAGCTCTGTTGTAAGGGAAGAACGATAGGAAGAGGGAATGCTTCTTATATGACGGTACCTTACCAGAAAGCCACGGCTAACTACGTGCCAGCAGCCGCGGTAATACGTAGGTGGCAAGCGTTATCCGGAATTATTGGGCGTAAAGGGAGCGCAGGCGGTTTATCAAGTTTATGGTTAAAGTTCGGGGCTTAACCCCGTGATGCCATAGAAACTGGTAGACTAGAGTGCAGGAGAGGTTAGTGGAATTCCATGTGTAGCGGTAAAATGCGTAGATATATGGAGGAACACCAGTGGCGAAGGCGGCTAACTGGCCTGTAACTGACGCTGAGGCTCGAAAGCGTGGGGAGCAAATAGGATTAGATACCCTAGTAGTCCACGCCGTAAACGATGGATACTAAGTGTTGGAGAAATTCAGTGCTGTAGTTAACGCAATAAGTATCCCGCCTGGGGAGTATGCGCGCAAGCGTAAAACTCAAAGGAATTGACGGGGGCCCGCACAAGCGGTGGAGTATGTGGTTTAATTCGAAGCAACGCGAAGAACCTTACCAGGTCTTGACATACCGCGCAAAAGCACAGAGATGTGTAATAGTTATGGCGGATACAGGTGGTGCATGGTTGTCGTCAGCTCGTGTCGTGAGATGTTGGGTTAAGTCCCGCAACGAGCGCAACCCTTGTCTTTAGTTACCAGCATTAAGTTGGGGACTCTAAAGAGACTGCCGGTGATAAACCGGAGGAAGGTGGGGATGACGTCAAATCATCATGCCCCTTATGATCTGGGCTACACACGTACTACAATGGCGTATACAGAGGGCAGCGAAGCAGCGATGCGGAGCGAATCTCAGAAAGTACGTCTCAGTTCGGATTGGAGTCTGCAACTCGACTCCATGAAGTCGGAATCGCTAGTAATCGCGGATCAGAATGCCGCGGTGAATACGTTCTCGGGCCTTGTACACACCGCCCGTCAAACCATGAGAGTTGGTAATACCCGAAGCCGGTGGCCTAA
This genomic stretch from Erysipelothrix rhusiopathiae harbors:
- a CDS encoding DUF402 domain-containing protein codes for the protein MLPKVGEVIYIQSYKHDGSLHRTWSSGTVLDVDDEKIVLITYKTWVVESDGRRWFTREPAICFYYLNRWYNVISMIRNKGVYYYCNLASPSVFDEEGLKNIDYDLDVKVFPDGKYIVLDEDEFDDHQISMNYSKEIIDIVVEEKDRLVEQVKSKSYPFIEEEIYRYFDKYLTVKEFK